The DNA sequence CCTTGTCGATGCTGACCGTTCCGGGCCGCATCAGCTCCATGACCTGGATGGCGGAATTCCTGACGGACGATATCTCTACCGAGAATGGGTGGTTCCTTGCCCAGCACATCGCGCAAACGGCGCAGCAGGGCTATTCCAGCCAGGCCATGCGCCTGTGGAATTCGAAAGGCGAGCCGATCATGGTCGGCCGCCAGACAATCGCGGTGTTCGGCTAGGGCCTACTCGTCTTCCGGCGGTGTCGTGTCGTCGATGATCGGGCCATGTCCCATGCCGATGTCGACGGGCCCCTGCTCGATGAATTCGACCATGTCGCGCGGCACCGTCCCGGCAGGGCAAGCCGCCACGACCGGCTGGGCATTCCCGACGGCCGGAAGTCTGGCATCGACGCGCTCGACCGGTTGTGACCGGACGACCAGGCTGAACAGGAAAATGGCGGTGATTGCGGCGCCAATCGCGGCGATGGTCCAGGTGCCATAGACGGGATCTTCGTCAGGCTGGACCACGGTGGCCTGTGCCGTGCGGGCGTTTGCGGAAGCCCTCGCCACAGCCGCAGAAACGCCCGTCGTGGGCTTGGCCGCTTGCTGGCCATTGCCATTCCGGATCGTTGTCGCCGCCTTCGAGGCCGCTTCCGCCGCTTCTTTTGCGGGCTCCGGTTTGATGCCGAGTGCTTTCTCGCGCTTTTGCCGGTCAGCGATTGCCAATGGATCGTCCGGATGAGCTTCAAACCAGGCCTCCCGGCCTTCTTCGTCCTTTGAGCCGAGCTTCATCCAGGCGCGCAGATCCGTCCGGCCTGTCCGTTCCGCCAGCTCCTCCACCAGCTTGTAGAAGCCTTCCGGCATCTTGCGGGAGGTAAACCCTTCCAGCGCAAAGCGTTTGATCTTGCGATAGGGCTCATAGGGGATGGTCTTGTCGATGCCGGCATGTACCAGCATCCCGTCCCGGGAATTGCCGACGGCCGCGGCCGCGCGCACCCAGTCGTTCTTCACGGAATTTTCGGACCACAGAACCAGCATGTTGCCGGACTTTCCGGCATCGCGCGCGTCCTTCGCGTCGAAAATATCGTCTTCCGTTTGTTTCTGATTGAAACGAACGGTGAATTTGAGCGAGCGGAGACGACGGGCGACCAGTTTCGCCATGTCGAAATCTTCCGGCACAGTTACGAGAAAGACGTCATAAGCCATGCGTTCTGCCTTGCATTTCGTGGGCCAACCTTACCGAAAGCCCTCTTGTTGAACACCCAATTCCGCTGTCAGGAGAGAAAACCGCCTGTTTTTCCTCCGGGAATAGGGCTATGGCCCCCTCGAAATCTAAGTTTAAGGAGGCCGGAATGGGCTTCAAATGCGGGATCGTGGGCCTGCCGAATGTTGGCAAATCCACGCTTTTTAACGCCCTGACACAAACCGCTGCGGCACAGGCGGCGAACTATCCGTTCTGCACCATCGAGCCGAATGTCGGCGAAGTGGCTGTTCCGGAACCGCGCCTTGCCGATCTGGCGAAAGTTGCCGGGTCGAAAGAGATCATTCCGGCGCGCATGAACTTTGTCGATATTGCCGGTCTTGTCGAAGGCGCGAGCCAGGGCGAAGGCCTCGGCAACAAGTTCCTGGCCAATATCCGCGAAACCGACGCCATCATCTATGTGCTGCGCTGCTTCGACAATGACGACATCACCCATGTCCGCGGCACGATCGACCCGGTCGCCGATTTCGAAGTTGTCGAAACCGAGTTGATGCTGGCCGACCTCGAAAGCCTCGAAAAGCGCAAGCAGAATGTGATCAAGAAGGCCAATTCCGGTGACAAGGAAGCCAAGGCCCAGGTCGCGCTGATTGATCTTGCCCTCAATGAGCTGAAAGAAGGCCGCCCTGCCCGCCGCGCCGATGTGCCGGTCGATGACCGCAAGGCCTGGAACATGCTGCAATTGCTGACCTCCAAGCCGATCCTTTTCGTGGCGAATGTGGACGAGGCAAGCGCGGCGACCGGAAACGACTATTCCAAACGGGTGGAAGAACGCGCAACGGAAGAAGGCGCAGGCTGTGTTGTGATTTCCGCTCAGATCGAAGCCGAACTGGCCATGCTGGACGAACCGGACCGGACGGAGTTTCTGGAGACTCTGGGCCTGGAAGAACCCGGTCTGACCCGCCTGATCCACGCGGGGTATGACCTGCTGGAGCTGCAGACCTATTTCACCGTCGGCCCGAAGGAAGCCCGCGCCTGGACAATCCGCCGGGGCTGGACGGCGCCGAAGGCCGCTGGCGTCATCCATGGCGACTTTGAAAAAGGCTTCATCCGTGCTGAGACCATCACCTTCGAGGACTTTATCGCGTGTGGTGGCGAAGCGGGCGCCAAGGAAGCCGGGAAAATGCGCTCCGAAGGCAAGGAATACGTGGTTCAGGACGGCGACGTGATGCTGTTCCGTTTCAACGTCTGAGGCCTCGCGCCCGTCTCGCCGGGCACGAGCCGGATGCCGTCAGAACCTAGTCTTCACTATCCGCCTTTTCATGCAGCGGTGTGAGCGTCCAGGCGAACGCGATGAGCGGCTGGTCCGTATCACGTTCTTCCCACAGGATTTCGGCGATCCGTTCGATGTATCCGTTGATTTCCCGGAGGGATTCGGCACTTGGCCGGTTGATCAGGCGGAAAAACCCCAGATTGCGTTCCGGTCCCTCCAGCTGTGCATCCGGGTGTGTCATCCCCTCGACAAAATCCCTGTGCGCCTGCCGGCACACGGCCCCGACCGTCCTGTCGATCGTTTCGAGGTTATCCGGATCAGCCAGAGCCTTCTGCAGACGTATCCGGGGCGCCCGCGTGGCGTACAGCACTTCAGACCGGCGGTTTGAAATCTGCGTGCCCACCTCAACGACCAGTTCGGCCTTCACCAGCATGTCGATGTGATAATAGATCGAAGACGGCTGGCGCCCCATCGACGCCGCCAGCTGCTTGATCGACATCTGCCCGTTCCCGACGAGGTGGTCGACGATATCCATCCTTACGGTCGAGGCCATGCATTCCAATTGGTCCTTCCGGAGGACCCAATAAGTATCCTGGTCGTTTGTCTCGCCGCTGCCGTCTGATCCTGCCATGAAAAAAGTACCCTTTTCCGCGAAGATCCTGCGGCCACGCGGCCATTCAGTCTGCGCTCCCCGATAATTCAGATTAACAGCATGTTCCCGACTTCGGGAACCTTTTGCCCGCCGGATACCTTCCCCAAGGTCATGAGGTTTGCCGCCTTGCCCGACTCTTTACCTTGTGGCGTTCTGCCGCCCGGAGTCACCGAAATAAGGTGGCCGGAGGAGCCAAATATGAGATTTGAACTGGACGAAGAGCACAGAATGCTTGCGGATCTCGTCCAGCGCTTTGTGCGAGACGAGCTGATGCCGCTTGAAGGCGCCGTGCTCGAGCGCGAAGCCAGCGGACAAGGCGCTTACCTGACGACCGAGGAACGCCAAAGGCTCGACAAGGTATCGAAAGATCTCGGCCTGTGGAGCCTCGATGCGCCGGAAGATGCTGGCGGCATGGGCATGCCCCACGTGGCCCTTGTGGCCGTCAATGAAGCCCTCGGCTCCACAGTCGCGACCTATACGCTTCCACCGGACTCGCCGAACCTTCGCATGCTCATGACGACGGTGAACGAACAGCAGCGCAAGGCCTACCTTGAACCCTACGCCCGGGGTGAAACCATTTCTGCCATCGGCATATCCGAACCGGGCGCCGGCGCAGATCCATCCGGAATGATCACACGGGCCGTGCGCGACGGTGACGACTGGATCATCAATGGCCGGAAAATCTGGATCACCCGCGCCGCCGAAGCCGACTTCACGATCCTGATGGCGATCACGGACAAGGAGAAGAAAGCGCGCGGCGGCATGTCGGCTTTTCTGGTCGACCGCGACGCGCCTGGCTTCAACGTCCTTCGCCGCATCCCGATGCTGGGCGGAGAATTCACCTATGAAGTGACGCTGGAAGACTGCCGGGTTCCGGGGTGGAAATTGCTGGGCGAAGAAGGCCAGGGCTTCGGTCCGATGCAGGTCCGCCTGGGCACCCGCCGTATGGAGATGGCCGCCTGGTGTATCGGCGCCGCACAGCGCGCGCTGGACATGATGCGGGACTATGCGCCCCAGAGAAAAACGTTCGGCCACAAACTGTCGGAACGCCAGTCGATCCAGTGGTGGGTTGCCGATGGTGCCGCGAAAATCCACGCGGCCCGCCTGATGGCCTATGACTGTGCGTGGAAGATCGATCAGGGCCGCGACGTACGCACCGAGATCTCCATGATCAAATTTTACGCGACAGAAATGGCGCAGGAAATCATCGACAACGCCATGCAATGTTTCGGTGCGATGGGCATGACCAAGGAAATGCCCCTGCACTTGTTTGCCGGGCGTATCCGCAACATGCGCATCTATGACGGCCCGTCGGAAGTGCACCGGATGGTCGTCGCCCGAAACCTTATGGATACCCGCCCATGACCCATACAATCACTGTGCGCGATGTCGGCCATGTGACCGAGATCGTCTTCTCCAATCCCCCGAACAATCACGCCAATGTGGCTCTGCTGCGCGAAATCGGCGAAACGCTGCTGAAGCTTGATGACACGCCGGAATGCCGGGCCATCGTGCTCGCGTCTGAGGGCAAGGCCTTCTGCGCGGGGGCGGACCTTGCGAATGACGAACGTGGCGGCGGGGTCGGCGGATCGGGCGATGACCCGGTGCGTGAATTCTACGATCAGGCCCTGCGCATCTACCAGGCGAAAAAGCCGGTTGTCGCCGCAATCCAGGGGGCTGCTGTCGGGGCCGGTCTCGGCCTGGCGGTGTCTGCTGACTTCCGGGTTGCCGCGCCAGAGGCACGATTTGTCGCCAATTTCACGCGGCTTGCCTTCCATCCCGGCTTTGCCCTCAGCGCCACGCTGCCCCGGCTGCTTGGCCCGCAAAAGGCGTCGCTGATGTTGCTGACATCCCGGCGTATCAAGGGAGAGGAAGCCGTCGCCATGGGCCTCGCCGATGAACTGGCCCCGCTGGCTGAGGTGCGCAACGCGGCTCACAGGCTGGCGGCAGAAATCGCCGAAGGCGGGCCGTTGGGCGTCCTGGCGACACGACAAACCCTGCGCGAAGGGCTTTATGAAACGGTGCGGGATACGCTCGCCCATGAACATGAAGAACAATGGAAGCTGCGCGCGACCGAGGACCATAAGGAAGGCATCAAGTCCGTCTTCGAGCGCCGGCCGGGAAATTTCAAAGGTCGCTGACGTGCAACGTAATCATCCGCAAATCGCAGGACCTGCGCCCGTTGTCGCAACCGACAACGGGTCATTGATGCCGCTGATTTGTGTCGCTAGTCTTTTCTCCGGAGGAAGCGGGCAAATATGAAACCAACAGACACGAGCGATCCCGACTATTTTCATCAGGTCGTCGATTGCCAATGGGCCTGCCCGGCACATACGCCGGTCCCGGCATATATCCGGCTTATCGCGCAAGGGCGTTTCAGCGACGCCTACCTGCTCAACCGGGATTCGAATGTTTTCCCGGGCATTCTCGGACGCGTTTGCGACCGGCCATGCGAGCCGGCCTGCCGGCGTACGCGGGTGGACGGTGAGCCGGTTGCGATCTGCCGGCTGAAGCGTGTGGCGGCAGACCATCGCGATGACATTACCGACCGGCTTCCCGCAAAACCCGAACAGACGAACGGCAAGCGGATCGCCCTGATCGGCGCCGGCCCCGCGAGTTTTACCGTCGCGAACGATCTTGCGCCGCTGGGCTATGAGTGCACCATCTTCGAAAAGCTTCCCGAAGCCGGCGGCCTGATGCGCGCCAATATCCCGGCCTTCCGCCTTCCTGAGAAAGTGCTCAACGAAGAGCTTCAATACATTCTCGACATGGGTGTGGAGCTGAAGCTGAACTCTCCGGTCTCCAGCATGAAAGCGCTACTGGACGACGGCTGGGACGCGGTCTTCGTCGGCACCGGAGCGCCCAAGGGCAAGGACCTGCACCTGCCCGGCCGCGAAGAGGCGGACGCAAACATTCATATCGGAATCGACTGGCTTGAGTCGGTTGCGTTCGACCACATTGATTCGATCGGCAAGAATGTCCTGATCATCGGCGTCGGCAACACAGCCATGGACTGCTGCCGCACATCTCTTCGTCTTGGGGCGGAGAGTGTGAAAGTCATGGCCCGCAAACCGCGGAACTTCTTCAAGGCGTCCGAATGGGAACTGGAGGATGCCGAAGAAGAAAACATCGAGATCGTGGTGAACCATTCACCGAAAGCTTTCGTCACCGAGAATGGCAAACTGGTCGGCATGACATTCGAGCTCATGGAATATGACGTCGACGAAAAGGGTGAGATTACCGGCCAGCGTGTGACCGGCGAAGAAACCCTGCCGTGCGACGACGTCATTCTTGCGATCGGCCAGGAGAATGCCTTCCCGTGGATCGAGAAGGATGCCGGCATCGAATTCGGCAAGTGGGATGTTCCGGTTGTCGATGAGGAGACGTTTGAGTCCAGCCGCAAAGGTGTCTTCTTCGGCGGCGATTCTGCCTTCGGACCGAAGAACATCATCTGGGCCGTGGAACATGGCCATCAGGCGGCGATCTCGATCCACCGCCATTGCCAGGGACTCGGCCTGCGGGACCGCGCCCCTCGCGAGGTCGAGCTTCAGTCCGCCAAGATGGGCATGTTCGAGTGGCGCTATTCGAACGCCTATACGGACGCCGAACGCCGCGAAATGGAACATGTCGCACTGGTGGACCGGTTCCAGCGGCTGAATATCGAAGTCGAGCTCGGCTTTACGGCTGAACAGATCGCGGTCGAAGTCCAGCGTTGCCTGAATTGCGATGTACAGACCGTGTTTGAAACGGCGCTCTGTGAAGAGTGCGATGCCTGTATCGATGTCTGCCCGGTCGAATGCCTAAGCATCACGCCTGATGCGGACAGCGAAGCGGACCTGCGTGCCTCTTTGAGCCAGCCGGACGCCCCGGACGGCCAATCCCTGTACGTGTCCAATCCCCTGCCGCTCACAGGCCGGGTGATGATCAAGGATGAAAATGTCTGCCTGCATTGCGGCCTGTGCGCCGAACGCTGCCCGACATCAGCCTGGGACATGAAAGAAGGCGTAATCAAAATTCCCCATGCGGACGACCAAGTGGAGACCGTGGCATGAATGGACCCGGCATCAATGATTTCACCGTGCGCATCGCAACGGTGAATGGCACAGGATCGGCCAGTGCAAACGGCCTGCTGATGAAGGCTATCTTCCGGATGGGCGTGCCCGTCGTTGGCAAGAACATCTTCCCGTCCAACATTCAGGGCCTGCCGACCTGGTACGAAATCCGGGTAACAGGCGACGGCTATGCGGGCCGCGACGGGGAAATCCATTTCGTCATCGCGATGAACCCCGAAACATATGAGGACGACCTCGCCGAACTCGCACCTGGCGGCGTCCTGCTGTACGATTCCACATGGCCGCGTCCACAACTCCTGTCGCGCCCGGATGTGACGGTGATCGGCGCCCCCTTGTCTGCCATGTGCAATGACGCGTTCAAGGCGGCGCGTTCGCGCATTCTGATGAAGAACATGGCCTATGTCGGCGCCGCCGCTGCCTTGTTGAACCTTGACCTCAGCGTGATCGAACAGCTGGTGACGGAAATGTTCGCCGGGAAGGAAAAACTCATCCCACTGAACATGCAGGCTGTGGCGCTCGGCCATGACTATGCGAAGCAGAACTTCAAATGCCCGCTGGATTTCCGCGTCAGCCCGCTGGACAAGACCAGGGACAAGGTCATGATCGACGGCAACACCGCCGCCGGCATCGGCGCCGTCTTTGGCGGTGCCACGTTCGGGGCATGGTATCCCATCACGCCTTCCACCTCCCTGATGGATTCGTTCCAGAAGTATTGTGAGGAACTGCGTGTTGACCCCGAAACCGGAGAACACAATTTCTGTATCCTGCAGGCGGAAGACGAACTGGCGGCCGCTGGCCTGACCATCGGCGCGGCCTGGGCCGGCGCGCGTGGCTTCACGCCGACATCGGGCCCCGGCGTTTCTCTGATGAGCGAATTTATCGGATTTGCGTATTATACCGAAGTCCCATTGGTGATCTGCGATATCCAGAGGGTCGGCCCCTCGACCGGTATGCCGACGCGGACTCAGCAATGCGATATCCAGCTCTGCGCCTATGCCTCGCATGGCGATACGCGCCATCTGGTTCTGTTCCCGGCGGATCCCGGCGAGTGTTTCGAATTCTCGGCAAAGGCACTGGACCTTGCCGAACGCTTCCAGACCCCGGTCTTCTTCCTGTCCGACATCGATATCGGCATGAATGACTGGATGGTGGATGAACTGACCTGGCCGGAAGACTATGTGCCTGACCGCGGCAAAGTTCTTGATGCAGAACAGCTTGAAGAGATCGACGCCTTCTACCGTTACCTGGATGTGGACGGCGACACGATTCCTTACCGGACCCTGCCCGGCACCCATCCGAAAGGCGCCTACTTCCTGCGCGGATCCGGCCATACAAAGCTTGGCCGCTACACGGAAAAAGGTCCGGAATACAAAGAGGTCGTCGACCGGCTATACGAAAAATGGAAACGCGCCGCCGCCTTCATGCCGGAACCGGTTGTGAAGAAAGCCGAACGGCCGGCCCGCTATGGCATGATTGCCATTGGCAGTTCCGATGCCGCCGTGACGGAAGCACGTGACCGGCTGGAAGCCGCCGGCATCCCGGTCGATTATATGCGCGTCCGCGGCTTCCCCTTCAGTGACGACGTCGCGGCCTTTGTCGACGCACATGAAGAGGTCTTTATTGTGGAGCAAAACCGCGACGCGCAATTGCTGAACCTTCTGATCACGGAAACGAGTGCCGCCAAGGAAAAGCTGGTGCCCGTGCTGCACTATTCCGGTGAACCGCTGAACTTCCGTTTCGTCTACGAGGCTGTGGAAACCGCCCTGAAAGTGAGGAAAATCGCATGACCTCCTTCGTCAAACCCAAAATCCGCAGACTGAATGAGCCAACCAATGCGCTCGGAAAGTCACGGGCTGACTATGATGGGGCGATGTCGACACTGTGCGCCGGATGCGGCCACGACAGTGTGACGGCCGCCCTCACCCGTGCGTTCTACGAACTCTCGACAGATCCGAAGGATGTTGTGAAAGTGTCCGGCATCGGATGCTCCTCCAAAACGACGACATACTTCCTGAAAGACGCCCATGGCGCGAACACCGTGCACGGGCGCATGCCTTCTTTCGCAACTGGCGCGGCAGCGGTGAACAAGAACCTCACCTATGTTGGCGTCTCCGGCGATGGAGACAGCCTGTCTATCGGCCTCGGTCAGATGGCACATGCCATCCGGCGCAATGTCGACATGATCTACATGCTTGAGAACAATGGTGTGTACGGACTGACAAAAGGCCAGTTCTCCGCCTCCAGCGACATTGGATCAAAAGCCAAGAAAGGCGCGACGAACATGTTGCCGCCAATTGACCCGGCGATCATGGCGCTGTCCATCGGCGCGACGTTCGTTGCGCGCAGCTTTTCGGGTGACAAGCAACAGCTCGTCTCACTCATCAAGGCTGGAATCGCGCATCGCGGCTTTGCGCTGATTGATGTGATCTCTCCGTGTGTCAGCTTCAATGATCACAAGGGCTCGACCAAATCCTACGCGCATACCTACCAATATTATCACAAGGCCGTACACGCCGATTATGTGCCGCCGAGTGAGGAAATTACGGCGGCCTATGACGAGGGCGAGTCCATGCCGGTTGAGCTGCATGATGGCGGCTCGATCCTGCTCCGCAAACTGGATGCGGACTACGACCCGACCAACCGGGCATCGGCGATGGAGAAACTCCTCGAGAGCCAGCAGACTCAGGAGATCCTGACCGGCCTGCTCTACATTGATGAATCGCGCCCGGCGATGGCCGAACACAAGAAGTTGCCGGATACGCCCCTGCACTCGCTTCCTTATGCGAAACTCAATCCGGGTGCTGACGCACTGCGCAAGATTCAGAAGGAATTCCGCTGATCCCCGCGACAGGCTGGTAAGCTTCGCGCGGCCTGTTACACTCGCCAGACCTGTCGTGTTCAGGGTGGGAGAGTGAAGTGCGGAAAATCCAGTATCTACAACCCCTTGCGGGACTGTTCCTGCTGGCCTTCGCCGCATGCACCGGCATGGCAAGCGCCCAGCCAGACGCCTTTCCGGACGAGGACCCAAGCTGGCCCCGCACCGAATTCTCCCTTCCCGATGAGACGGCCGGAACCAAAGGCTTCAACACCCAACCGGCCCGCAAGGAAGACTGGCCCTTCTTCGCCGCCCTGCGCGGCACCCGCAATGGCCTGGTCACGTATGATTGCGGTGGAACGGCGATCTCCTCCGAATGGGTTCTGACAGCCGCGCATTGCGTCGAAGGCGCGACGAAAAACGCGGCGACAGGCCAATGGGAACGCCCCGGATCCGGAGCGCTTCAGATTGTCCTCGGCGCCAGGGATCTGAAAACTGTTGCGCCCAATCAAGTCTACAACGCCACAGACGTGCGCATCGCGCCAAACTTCACGCGCGGGGGCGCGAACAAGGTCCCGGTGAACGATATCGCCGTCGTCAAGCTCGACCGGCCATGGAACGGGCCGGTTGTGCGCCTCTCCGCCAGCAGCGCCTCCGATGTCGACCGCTTCTTCGGTCCGGCCTATTTTGCCGGGTTCGGAAAAACCGACATGCGCCAGAAAGAGCCGGAACGCTACAATTCCGCTGAAGGCCCTTTTGCTGCGTATACCGACATCCTCGGCAACGCCATGATCCCCACACGCAGTCCGAAGGCTTGCAGTACCGATTATCAGGTCGACTCCTATGACAGCACCAGCATGATCTGCGCCGGCTACGACACCGGCATCATCGACTCGTGCCAGGGCGATAGCGGCGGCCCGCTCATCGCGCGGGACTTCGCAGGCCGGGTCTATCAGATTGGCATTGTCAGCTTTGGCGAAAGCTGCGGCGTTCGCGGAAAGCCCGCCGTCTACACCCGTGTTTCGGGTTTCAAAGACTTCGTACAGTCAGTCGTTCCCGAGGCGGTATTCGTGGACGCGAAACCGGAAAAGACGGTCTACATGACCAAAGCCGGTCTGGAGAATCTGATCCGGACCCTGAAGCCGGCGGACGGCAAGGTGAGTGTCCGCATCAATGAAGGCGGATCGGAATTCCGCTCCGGCGAACGGGTTCGCATCTTCATTGATCCCTCCGTCAAGGGCCGCCTGTGGGTGTTCGATCTCGACCCGTCCGGTGCGGTGAGCTGTCTGTTCCCCTGCAATGCCGGGGAAGTGGATACGGCGCTCGTGGAGCCCCAACAGTCGGTCGTCCTGCCGCCTGGCGGTGTCTCTATCAGCATCTCACCGCCAACTGTGCCAGGTGACAGCACGCTGGCGGCATTCGTTCTGCCGGAACGGATGGCGCTGATCGGCGACACATTGCCGGACCTTAGCCGGACGAAGGGGCCGATCCGGACCGTCTGGCAGTCCTATTCGGATATCATGGTCTTCGAAGTTCGGGATGCCATGTCGGACGCGCCGACATCTGACCCCTACGCCAATACAGGCATGGGACTGCTTACCTATAGCGTCAGCGAGTGAGGCGCTTCATGATGAAATTCTTCCGCCCATTCGTGTTGGCCGGTGGCTTTCTGGGCCTGGCGACGGCCTGTCAGACCACGCCGGATGAGGCCCCCGGCGCGGACCAGCTGGCCTGGACCGCAACGCTGGATGCCGATGCCCGCGCCTCGGACCGGATCGTGAATGGAGACCGCTCCACACTGGCGCAGTGGCCTTATATTGCGGCCTTGCGGCATGAGACGCGGACCGGGCGTTTGCAGTATTTCTGTGGCGGCACGTTCGTCGCGCGGCGCTGGGTGCTGACGGCAGCGCATTGTTTTGAAGGGGAATCCCGGCAGGTCGATGGCCGGTGGGAATGGAAGCCAAGGGCCAAACTTGAGGTCATTGGTGGCACAGACGACCTCGGCGCCGGTGACGAAGCCGTGTTTGACGTCGACGTCGTCATGATCCATCCGGACTATAAGCCGACTATGGAAGTCTCACCCGGTGTCTGGGAGGGATCGGAAAACGATCTCGCCCTTGTCCGCATCGGACGGACATGGACGGGCCAGCTGGCACGTCTTTCGTCCGGAGGCCCATCCGACAGTGACGCGAATGGCGCGCGGGCGTTCGTGGCCGGGTTCGGCAAGCAGGCCGACTCAGGCGCCGCGGCCCGGCTGGAGACCTTCCGCATCGGCGCCAGCGACCGATCAGGCCGGGCGGGGTCGCGCTATCTCTATCACGCCATGCTTCCCATGAAGCCGCCGGAGGTTTGCAGCGCCCAATACGCTGACCTCGCTTATGATGGCAGCACGCAGATCTGCGCCGGCCGGAAATTCGGCGGCGTCGACAGCTGCCAGGGCGATAGCGGCGGGCCGCTGGTCGCTCTCGACGCCAAGGAGCGGACCTATCAGGTCGGGATCGTCAGTTACGGCTTCGAGTGCGCCGCCGCAAAGTCTGAAGGCGTCTATACGCGCGTCTCCCCCTATCGGGACTGGATCGAAAGCACCGCCCGCGGCGCGATGTTCGTCGATGCGCAACCGGAACAGGTCTTTGTCGCCACCGCCGAAACCATGGAGGCCATGGCGCGGGTGCTCAGCCCAACCCGGGACCGCATTGCCCTCGACGTGGTTCAGGAGGGCGAAGGCGCGAACGCGGCACTGAAGATTTCGGTGACACCGAACATCGCGGGCCGCCTGATCGTCTTCGAACTGGAGAACTCCGGCCGTATCAACACCTACTTCCCGAATGACCGGACACCGGAAGAAAGCGCGATCGTGAAAGCCGGCCAGACGATTACCCTTCCGGAAGTGCCGTGGATGGTCATCCCGCCAGCGGAAGACGGCGCCAGAATCTATGCTTTCGTCATTCCTGAGGGGGTCGCATTCGCGGGCGACCTGTTGCCGACACCTGCCCGCATGCGGACCATTGCAGAAGAAGAACAGCCGGAACGGGAACCTGTCGACTTCGCCACGCGCATGCTGACCGAAGTCGCGAACCGGTCGAGCGAAGGTGGCCTGGCGGACTGGGCGGCAGCGACCGCGACCTACTAGTCGTCAGAACTGATCGTCGAACTCGTCCTCGGGCTCCTCGACGGCCAGCTCTTCTTCCAGAAGGGCTTCAACGCGAACGTCGGCCTCCTCCAGCAGGGTTTCGGCCTCGTCGATCCGGTCTTCCGGCTTCGGCCCGCGCCAGTTGAAGCGGTGCTCGATGTCGAACAGCGCATCTTCCACATCGTCGCGCGAGACGATCAGGTAATCGGAACTGATGTCCTCCTCCGCGAGCGTCCGCCGCAGATCGAGTACGGCCCGCCGGAGCGCGCGTTCGAGTCCGCGCTGCGCGACCAATTCGTCCGCCCGCTCCTCTTCCTCGACCTCGCGTGTGCCTTCCTTGTCGATCTGCTTGCGCAATTCTTCTTCTGCTGCCGCCTGCACGGCATTGGAGCGCAGAAGCGAACCAATATCGGAAAGCAGCGGATCCCCGCGCTTCAGCTCCAGCACATCGACGAACAGATTGAAAATACCGGAATCGCGGTCGACACCGGAATAGTCGAGCGGCATCCAGCCCGTCTCAAGACCGGTCGCAGCGGCACCGGAAATATACTCGCCACGTTTCAGCTCAGGAAACTTGAACACGCCCCGCGCGAACCCCGAAGCGTCGTGAAACTGCACCGCACCTTCCGGCGTGAACTGAACATAGGTGCGCGGTTCCGGCCGTTCGAAATCGAGCACAACAAGATAGTCGCG is a window from the Hyphomonas adhaerens MHS-3 genome containing:
- a CDS encoding 2-oxoacid:acceptor oxidoreductase subunit alpha, yielding MNGPGINDFTVRIATVNGTGSASANGLLMKAIFRMGVPVVGKNIFPSNIQGLPTWYEIRVTGDGYAGRDGEIHFVIAMNPETYEDDLAELAPGGVLLYDSTWPRPQLLSRPDVTVIGAPLSAMCNDAFKAARSRILMKNMAYVGAAAALLNLDLSVIEQLVTEMFAGKEKLIPLNMQAVALGHDYAKQNFKCPLDFRVSPLDKTRDKVMIDGNTAAGIGAVFGGATFGAWYPITPSTSLMDSFQKYCEELRVDPETGEHNFCILQAEDELAAAGLTIGAAWAGARGFTPTSGPGVSLMSEFIGFAYYTEVPLVICDIQRVGPSTGMPTRTQQCDIQLCAYASHGDTRHLVLFPADPGECFEFSAKALDLAERFQTPVFFLSDIDIGMNDWMVDELTWPEDYVPDRGKVLDAEQLEEIDAFYRYLDVDGDTIPYRTLPGTHPKGAYFLRGSGHTKLGRYTEKGPEYKEVVDRLYEKWKRAAAFMPEPVVKKAERPARYGMIAIGSSDAAVTEARDRLEAAGIPVDYMRVRGFPFSDDVAAFVDAHEEVFIVEQNRDAQLLNLLITETSAAKEKLVPVLHYSGEPLNFRFVYEAVETALKVRKIA
- a CDS encoding 2-oxoacid:ferredoxin oxidoreductase subunit beta, with product MTSFVKPKIRRLNEPTNALGKSRADYDGAMSTLCAGCGHDSVTAALTRAFYELSTDPKDVVKVSGIGCSSKTTTYFLKDAHGANTVHGRMPSFATGAAAVNKNLTYVGVSGDGDSLSIGLGQMAHAIRRNVDMIYMLENNGVYGLTKGQFSASSDIGSKAKKGATNMLPPIDPAIMALSIGATFVARSFSGDKQQLVSLIKAGIAHRGFALIDVISPCVSFNDHKGSTKSYAHTYQYYHKAVHADYVPPSEEITAAYDEGESMPVELHDGGSILLRKLDADYDPTNRASAMEKLLESQQTQEILTGLLYIDESRPAMAEHKKLPDTPLHSLPYAKLNPGADALRKIQKEFR
- a CDS encoding trypsin-like serine protease, with the translated sequence MRKIQYLQPLAGLFLLAFAACTGMASAQPDAFPDEDPSWPRTEFSLPDETAGTKGFNTQPARKEDWPFFAALRGTRNGLVTYDCGGTAISSEWVLTAAHCVEGATKNAATGQWERPGSGALQIVLGARDLKTVAPNQVYNATDVRIAPNFTRGGANKVPVNDIAVVKLDRPWNGPVVRLSASSASDVDRFFGPAYFAGFGKTDMRQKEPERYNSAEGPFAAYTDILGNAMIPTRSPKACSTDYQVDSYDSTSMICAGYDTGIIDSCQGDSGGPLIARDFAGRVYQIGIVSFGESCGVRGKPAVYTRVSGFKDFVQSVVPEAVFVDAKPEKTVYMTKAGLENLIRTLKPADGKVSVRINEGGSEFRSGERVRIFIDPSVKGRLWVFDLDPSGAVSCLFPCNAGEVDTALVEPQQSVVLPPGGVSISISPPTVPGDSTLAAFVLPERMALIGDTLPDLSRTKGPIRTVWQSYSDIMVFEVRDAMSDAPTSDPYANTGMGLLTYSVSE
- a CDS encoding trypsin-like serine protease, yielding MMKFFRPFVLAGGFLGLATACQTTPDEAPGADQLAWTATLDADARASDRIVNGDRSTLAQWPYIAALRHETRTGRLQYFCGGTFVARRWVLTAAHCFEGESRQVDGRWEWKPRAKLEVIGGTDDLGAGDEAVFDVDVVMIHPDYKPTMEVSPGVWEGSENDLALVRIGRTWTGQLARLSSGGPSDSDANGARAFVAGFGKQADSGAAARLETFRIGASDRSGRAGSRYLYHAMLPMKPPEVCSAQYADLAYDGSTQICAGRKFGGVDSCQGDSGGPLVALDAKERTYQVGIVSYGFECAAAKSEGVYTRVSPYRDWIESTARGAMFVDAQPEQVFVATAETMEAMARVLSPTRDRIALDVVQEGEGANAALKISVTPNIAGRLIVFELENSGRINTYFPNDRTPEESAIVKAGQTITLPEVPWMVIPPAEDGARIYAFVIPEGVAFAGDLLPTPARMRTIAEEEQPEREPVDFATRMLTEVANRSSEGGLADWAAATATY